GGCGCTCTCCCGGCTGAGCTACATCCCCCCAGATGGTGGGCCTGGATAGATTCGAACTATCGACCTCACGCTTATCAGGCGTGCGCTCTCACCATCTGAGCTACAGGCCCAGGCCTCCCTTTCGGTGCCAGGGTCCCTCACGGATCCTTCACAATACTAAATAGGAGCGCTCCCCTCCGGTTTCCCGTTCTTTCTCCTAGAAAGGAGGTGATCCAGCCGCAGGTTCCCCTACGGCTACCTTGTTACGACTTCACCCCAATTACCGGCCATACCTTGGGCGGCTCCCTCCGTTTCCGGTTGGGGCACCGACTTCAGGTACAACAGACTTTCGTGGTGTGACGGGCGGTGTGTACAAGGCCCGGGAACGTATTCACCGCGTCGTGCTGATACGCGATTACTAGCGATTCCGACTTCATGAGGTCGAGTTGCAGACCTCAATCCGAACTGGGACCGGCTTTCTCGGATTTGCTCCACCTCTCGGTCTTGCTTCCGTCTGTACCGGCCATTGTTGCACGTGTGTGGCCCTGGGCATAAGGGCCATGATGACTTGACGTCATCCTCTCCTTCCTCCAACTTGTCGCTGGCAGTCCCCTCAGAGTGCCCGGCATGACCCGGTGGCAACAGAGGGCGAGGGTTGCGCTCGTTGCGGGACTGAACCCAACACCTCACGGCACGAGCTGACGACAGCCATGCAGCACCTGTTCCGCTTCCGGACTGAACCGGTCGGTCCCCTTTCGGTTCCCTACTCGCGGCATGTCAAGCCCAGGTAAGGTTCTTCGCGTTGCGTCGAATTAAACCACATGCACCACCGCTTGTGCGGGCCCCCGTCAATTCCTTTGAGTTTCAACCTTGCGGCCGTACTCCCCAGGCGGGGTACTTACTGCGTTGGCTGCGGCACGGGAGGTTTAACCCTCCCACACTTAGTACCCATCGTTTAGGGCGTGGACTACCAGGGTATCTAATCCTGTTTGCTCCCCACGCTTTCGTCTCTCAGTGTCAGGTCTGTTCCAGGAAGCCGCCTTCGCCACCGGCCTTCCTTCTGATATCTACGCATTTCACCGCTACACCAGAAATTCCGCTTCCCTCTCCCAGCCTCCAGTCTGCCAGTCTCTTTGGCATTCCCATGGTTAAGCCACGGCCTTTCACCAAAGACTTGACAGACCACCTACAGACTCTTTACGCCCAGTAACTCCGAACAACGCTTGCCACCTCTGTCTTACCGCGGCTGCTGGCACAGAGTTAGCCGTGGCTTATTCTCCCGGTACCGTCATCGGGTGACCTTATTCAGGCCCCCCCTTTCGTCCCGGGCAAAAGTGGTTTACAACCCGAAAGCCTTCTTCCCACACGCGGCGTTGCTGCGTCAGGGTTGCCCCCATTGCGCAATATTCCTCACTGCTGCCTCCCGTAGGAGTCTGGCCCGTGTCTCAGTGCCAGTGTGGCTGGTTGTCCTCTCAGACCAGCTACCCGTCGTCGCCTTGGTAGGCCTTTACCCTACCAACTAGCTGATGGGCCATGGGCTCATCCAGGAGCGGAAGCTTGTACCAGAGGCCTCCCTTTCCCCGGCCCCCTTCACGGAACCGGATACTATTCGGTATTGCCCCCCCTTTCGGAGGGATATCCCCATCTCCAGGGCAGATCACCCATGTCTTACTCACCCGTTTGCCACCCTACCGGGGGATTGCTCCCCTTTCACGTCGGACTTGCATGTGTTAGGCACGCCGCCAGCGTTCGTTCTGAGCCAGGATCAAACTCTCCAGATTTGCTCACGCCCCCTTCCTTGCGGAACGGGGCGTCTTGTTTCTTGCGGGCCCGTCGGTTTGCTGCTCCTATTTAGTTGTCAATGATCCGCGTCGTGCGTCTCGTCTTTCTGCGTTCCCGAAAACGTTTCCGTTCCCGAGCAACCTTGCCAGTCTACTCATCTGGCCCGGGGCTGTCAACCCCCCCGCCTCTTCCCTGTTTTTTCGGTCCGCGGCGGGCTTTTACTTATAGGACTTTCTCCCTTCCCTGTCAACCCTCCCGGCAAGGGAAGAAAGCGTCCATTATCTAAGATATTAAAAATAATGAAAATTTTATTCTGGAAGCAAAGCATTCTCCAGCCAGTCACGAAAAATGGTTTTCGCAACCGGAAGAAGCTCACCGGAATGTTTTTTCCCCTGCCTCCTCATCGCACTTACATCAAGCCTCGATTCTCCGGATATCTCGCAGGCATGTCCCACATACCAACGTTCAAGATCACGGGGCGTCACTTCGAGATGAAACTGAAGTCCAAGGACACGCTTTCCTGCAGAAAAGGCCTGGTGCGGATAAGAACTTGTCGAAGCGAGAAGCGTTGCACATTCCGGAAGATCAAAAGTATCTCCATGCCAGTGAAGAACAGGCCTCCCTTCCAGTTTCACGAGGGGGGAAGATTTGCCGGCATCGTTCAGGGACAAGGGAAACCAACCGATTTCTTTTCCCTTTCCGGGATAGACGCGCGCACCCATGACCCTGGCCAGAATCTGACTTCCCAGGCAAATCCCGAGAAAGATCCCCCCACCGGCCAGATGTCGCTCTATCCACTTCATTTCCTCCTTCAGAAACGGGTAGGAGGATTCTTCGTAAGCCCCAATCGGTCCTCCCATGACAACGAGAATATCTGGCCGCATATCCATTTCAGATAATTCCCCGAGAAACGGAGCTTCGACCATCTTCAAGGGAAAACGCATTTCCTGAAAAACATCCAGGAGAACACCAGGAGTTTCGAAGGGAACATGCTGAATGATACAAACGGATTTCACCGGGCACCTCCATCAAAAACGATCCTCTGTCCCAGAAACATATCGTATAAAAGAAAGCAACTCTTGTACCTGATAGAGCTCAGAAGTCTCGGGAGTTTTTCCGGAAACGCATGACAAGAAGATAGACCGAAGGGAGGACGAGAAGAGTCATGAGGGTGGAGCTAAAGATTCCCCCTGTCACCACAGCCGCAAGGGGTCTCTGGACATTCGCACCGGTACCGTGGGAAAGGAGGAGAGGCAAGATTCCCAGGGAACCCACCAGAGCGGTCATCATGACCGGGCGCACCCGCCGCGTCGCGGCGCGGACGATTGCCTGCTCAGGAGAATCGCCCTGCCGCTGGGCCTCCTGGGCAAAAGACAATAACAAAACCCCGTTCTGGATAGCCACCCCGAAAAGAGCAATAAACCCGATGGATGCGGGGACACTTAAATATTCCCCGAAACTCCGGAGCGCCAAAACCCCTCCGACCAAAGAAAAGGGAATATTGAGCAAAATCAGGATTGTATAAAGGATGGAGCGAAAGTTTCCGTACAACAGGATAAAAACCAGGACAAGCGTCAGAGGAAGCAGGACGCGCAGACGTTCCAACGTAATCCGCGTATTCTGGAACTCCCCTCCGTACTCTAGGTGAACTCCCGTGGGGGTGGGCAAATACTTTCTTATTTTTGACTGGATCTCTGCCACAACATGACTGGTTGCCCGGTTCCGGATATTGAACTGGACCATCATGAGCCGACTGCCGTTTTCATGAAAAATTCGAGAAGGACCAATGACCTTCTCGATGACAGCGAGTTGTCCAAGGGGAACGGTAATGCCTTTTGGAGTCGTAATCAGAATGGAACGGATCCGACCGATAGAAATCCGGTCTTTTCTTCGAAACCGAATATGGAGATTGTACCGGCGGACCCCTTTAATGACTTGAGAGGTGATTCCGTCCGGACCGATACCCATTGAAACTATCCGGTTGACTGCTGCAACACTGAGCCCATATTGCGCCAAGGCGCCGTGATCAATACGAATATCGATATAAGGCTGGCCTGTGATTCTCTGAATCGTCACAGAATAAACACCCCGCACGTTTTTGAGGAGTCCTGCAAGATTTTCCGAATAGGAAGAGAGAATCTTCATCTGGTCCCCAAAAACCTTGATGGCAACCATGGCTTTCACCCCGGAGACCATTTCATCGATTCGTTCCTGTATCGGCTGAGAAAGATCAAAAGAAACGGAGGGAAGAGTATCATCCAGTTTTTTTTCCATCTGGCGTACAAGTTCCTGCTTCGAGACTTTTGGCGGCCATTCGTTGCGGGGGCGGAGCTTGACAAAAATTTCCGTATGGGAGGGAACATCTGTATCCGTACCGGACTGGGCCCTCCCAATTCTGGACTGGGTCATCTCAACCTCTGGAAAAGACATCAGGATCCGGTTAATCACCCGGCTGGCCTGGGTTGTTTCCGCCATCGAGGCGGAAGGCCAAAGATCCGCCAGAACCAGAATCGAACCTTCGTCCATGACAGGAATAAACTCCGTCCCGGTCCGGAAAAACACCCAGAGGGAGATTCCGACAAAGACAACCCCGATCATAATGACAGTGCGTCCCCGGGGAAGAAGCTTCTTCAACAATCCGACATACGTCGTCTGGATAAAATGAAACAGGTCTTCCCCCAACTTTTCCATCCGGCCTGTCTTCCCGTTTCGAAAAAAACTCATCATGACAGGAACAAATGTCAAAGACAGGATCAAGGAGGAGCCAAGCGCCAGAAGAATCGCTGTCGCCATGGGGGAAAACATCTTTCCCGGGATTCCCGGCAAGAAGAGGATCGGAATGAAGACTGATGAAATGATGGCAATGGAAAAGAGAATGGGGCGGACAACTTCTCCCGCAGCACCGGCAATCTCGTCTTTTCCGAGGGGAACGCCCTTTTCCCACTGGTGGCGTTCGATATTTTCCGCCATCACGATCGAAGCGTCGACCATCATCCCGATTCCGATCACAATCCCGCCCATAGACATGAGATCTGCAGCCATGTGAAGACGCTGCATCAGGAAAAATGTCACCAGAATCGAGACTGGCAGAGTAACCGCAACAACGGATGCGGCCCAGATCCTGCCAAGAAAAACGATCAGGATCAGAATGACAAGGACACTTCCCTCGATCAGAGCGTGAATGACCGTATGAACCGCTTTCAGAATCAGGGGAGCAGAGGAGTAGTACTCGTGAATACGGACATGGTCAGGAAGAAGGTGGCTGTTAATTTCGTGAACCTTGGCCTGAAGGCGGGACAAGACATCCAGGGCATTTTCCCCCCGAAGCATGACAACCGTTCCTTTGACAACTTCCCGATCTCCTTCAAGGGCATTTCCTCTTCTTACTTCTGGCAAGACCTTGACCGAGCCGATGTCCCGGATCAGGACAGGAACACCCTGCCGGGTGGCAACGACAATGGACTCAATATCCTGACGGGAGCGAATTCGACCAATGCCTCGGACAATATAAGACTCACCACCGACATCAATATACCCTCCACCGACATTTTCGTTATTAACAGAGAGAGCCTTTGCCACCTGGTCGAGGGAGAGATGAAAAGCCAGCAGACGATAAGGGTCGACATTCACGAAATAGGCCTTGACGTACCCGCCATAGGAGAGAATCCCTGCAACTCCCCGAACGGTCAGGAGGGCCCTTTTGACAATCCAGTCCTGATAGGTCCTCAATTTCATCAGATCAACGCCGGGGCCCTCCAGCGTGTAACGAAAAATATTCCCGGTCGGCGTCGAGACAGCCCCAAGGATCGGAGAGACGCCGGGAGGAAGGGCTGTACGGGATTCGGACAGCCTCTCCATGACGAGTGTCCGGGCCCGATAAATATCCATGTTGTTCCGAAACACGATCGTGACAGACGAAAGCCCAAAAAGAGTCTTGGACCGGATTAAGACGACCCCAGGAAGACCGTTCATCTCGGTCTCGATTGTATTGGTAATCTGTTTTTCGATTTCGACCGGAGCAATGCCCGGAGCTTCCGTGAGAACAGTCACGGAAACCGGAGAGACGTCCGGCAGGGCATCGACCGCCAGAGACTTCAGGGAGAGGATACCGGCCCCGGACAACAGTAGAACGATCAGAATGACGAGGAGACGGTTGTCGAGGATCTTGTCAAAAGAACCGTGTTTCATGGATCGACTGCAGAACGGCTTGTTATTTTTTCAAACTGGGCTTTAAGCCAGAAGCCGTTTTGGTCCACGATACGCACCGTGGGCGGCAAATGGTCGCGAACCGGAACCAGTCCGGACTCGGAATGTCCCGCTTTCACAGGAACCATCTGATACTCTCCCGACCTGAGCTCCACAAAAAGAACGGCTTTTCCCTGCTCCAGGAACACGGCTTCCCGTGGAACCCAAAGATGACGCCCCTTATAGGGAACGAAGAGATGGACGGAGACATACATTCCCGGACGAAGGAGAAGATCTCTGTTCCGGAAGATTCCGCGGACGAGGACGGTTCGGGTTTTTGGGTCAGCGGTCGGACTGATATACGTGATATGCCCCCACATCTTTTTGTCCGATTCCGGTATCCGGATTTCCATCCGGTCTCCGACCTTCACCCCTTCCATGTCTTGCTGGTAAACATGACCGTTCACACGAATCCAGTCCATATTCCCAATCGTGAAAAGCCTGTCTCCGGAATAGACCGTCTGGCCGGCAATTGCATTTTTGACCAGGACATAGCCGTCAAGATCGGAACGCATCTTCAGATACCGGGACAGCAATTTTGTTTTTCTGAGCCGATCAATTTCCGGACGGGCAACACCAAGATTGACCAGCTTCATCACTGCAGCCTGGATAATTTTTTGAGACAACTTCCGGCTTGAAGAGTCGGTCCCGCTGACAGCAGCCAGCTTGATGGACTGCAGATACTCCTGCTGGGCTTCGATATAATCCGGACTGAAGAGTGTCGCAAGGACCTGCCCCTTCACAACGTGGTCTCCTGTATCAGCATAGACTTTTCGCACACGACCGAAGATCTGGTTGCTCACCCCGAGAGATCGAACGGTGACATAACTCACTCTGTCATCAATCAGCGCCACAACACCCGAGATATGAATGCGGTGATTGCCGTGCCTGGGACCATAAAGATGGGATCCGATTCCCAGAGAACGGACGGCCTGGGGAGACAGGTGAATGACAGCCCCTCCTAAAGGGGGCGTTTCCGCTTCCGCCAGTCCTCTCGGATTGGACGAAAAATTCCCCAGCAGAAATATGACCAGAAAGCCCAGTGTCCGGAAAATCAACCCCATGCCAGAAACCTTTCTGAGGAGAAAAGGGAACGAAAATCTTTGGGCAGGAATGTTTGCAAACTTACATTGTCAACACTGACACTGCTTGCAGAATCAACTGTCGCCAT
The sequence above is drawn from the Leptospirillum ferriphilum ML-04 genome and encodes:
- a CDS encoding glutamine amidotransferase — its product is MKSVCIIQHVPFETPGVLLDVFQEMRFPLKMVEAPFLGELSEMDMRPDILVVMGGPIGAYEESSYPFLKEEMKWIERHLAGGGIFLGICLGSQILARVMGARVYPGKGKEIGWFPLSLNDAGKSSPLVKLEGRPVLHWHGDTFDLPECATLLASTSSYPHQAFSAGKRVLGLQFHLEVTPRDLERWYVGHACEISGESRLDVSAMRRQGKKHSGELLPVAKTIFRDWLENALLPE
- a CDS encoding efflux RND transporter permease subunit is translated as MKHGSFDKILDNRLLVILIVLLLSGAGILSLKSLAVDALPDVSPVSVTVLTEAPGIAPVEIEKQITNTIETEMNGLPGVVLIRSKTLFGLSSVTIVFRNNMDIYRARTLVMERLSESRTALPPGVSPILGAVSTPTGNIFRYTLEGPGVDLMKLRTYQDWIVKRALLTVRGVAGILSYGGYVKAYFVNVDPYRLLAFHLSLDQVAKALSVNNENVGGGYIDVGGESYIVRGIGRIRSRQDIESIVVATRQGVPVLIRDIGSVKVLPEVRRGNALEGDREVVKGTVVMLRGENALDVLSRLQAKVHEINSHLLPDHVRIHEYYSSAPLILKAVHTVIHALIEGSVLVILILIVFLGRIWAASVVAVTLPVSILVTFFLMQRLHMAADLMSMGGIVIGIGMMVDASIVMAENIERHQWEKGVPLGKDEIAGAAGEVVRPILFSIAIISSVFIPILFLPGIPGKMFSPMATAILLALGSSLILSLTFVPVMMSFFRNGKTGRMEKLGEDLFHFIQTTYVGLLKKLLPRGRTVIMIGVVFVGISLWVFFRTGTEFIPVMDEGSILVLADLWPSASMAETTQASRVINRILMSFPEVEMTQSRIGRAQSGTDTDVPSHTEIFVKLRPRNEWPPKVSKQELVRQMEKKLDDTLPSVSFDLSQPIQERIDEMVSGVKAMVAIKVFGDQMKILSSYSENLAGLLKNVRGVYSVTIQRITGQPYIDIRIDHGALAQYGLSVAAVNRIVSMGIGPDGITSQVIKGVRRYNLHIRFRRKDRISIGRIRSILITTPKGITVPLGQLAVIEKVIGPSRIFHENGSRLMMVQFNIRNRATSHVVAEIQSKIRKYLPTPTGVHLEYGGEFQNTRITLERLRVLLPLTLVLVFILLYGNFRSILYTILILLNIPFSLVGGVLALRSFGEYLSVPASIGFIALFGVAIQNGVLLLSFAQEAQRQGDSPEQAIVRAATRRVRPVMMTALVGSLGILPLLLSHGTGANVQRPLAAVVTGGIFSSTLMTLLVLPSVYLLVMRFRKNSRDF
- a CDS encoding efflux RND transporter periplasmic adaptor subunit translates to MGLIFRTLGFLVIFLLGNFSSNPRGLAEAETPPLGGAVIHLSPQAVRSLGIGSHLYGPRHGNHRIHISGVVALIDDRVSYVTVRSLGVSNQIFGRVRKVYADTGDHVVKGQVLATLFSPDYIEAQQEYLQSIKLAAVSGTDSSSRKLSQKIIQAAVMKLVNLGVARPEIDRLRKTKLLSRYLKMRSDLDGYVLVKNAIAGQTVYSGDRLFTIGNMDWIRVNGHVYQQDMEGVKVGDRMEIRIPESDKKMWGHITYISPTADPKTRTVLVRGIFRNRDLLLRPGMYVSVHLFVPYKGRHLWVPREAVFLEQGKAVLFVELRSGEYQMVPVKAGHSESGLVPVRDHLPPTVRIVDQNGFWLKAQFEKITSRSAVDP